In the Vitis vinifera cultivar Pinot Noir 40024 chromosome 2, ASM3070453v1 genome, one interval contains:
- the LOC100244461 gene encoding protein P21 — protein MGLFKSLSISSFLLATLFFTSAHAAIFNIQNHCSYTVWAAAVPGGGRRLDRGQSWSLTVNPGTTGARIWARTGCSFDGAGRGRCQTGDCGGVLQCTAYGAPPNTLAEFALNQFNNLDFFDISLVDGFNVPMAFNPTSNGCTRGIRCTADIVGQCPSPLQTQGGCNNPCTVFKTNEYCCNSGSCGPTDYSRYFKTRCPDAYSYPKDDQTSTFTCPGGTNYEVIFCP, from the coding sequence ATGGGCCTTTTCAAAAGCCTCTCCATTTCCTCCTTCCTTCTCGCCACCCTCTTCTTCACCTCCGCCCATGCAGCCATTTTCAATATCCAAAACCATTGCTCCTACACAGTTTGGGCAGCAGCTGTGCCGGGTGGGGGTAGGCGCCTCGACCGGGGACAGTCCTGGAGCCTGACTGTGAACCCTGGCACAACTGGAGCCCGTATTTGGGCCCGGACCGGCTGCAGCTTCGATGGGGCTGGGCGTGGGAGGTGCCAGACCGGGGACTGCGGTGGCGTCCTCCAATGCACAGCCTATGGTGCACCCCCCAACACCTTGGCTGAATTCGCACTTAACCAGTTCAACAACCTGGACTTCTTTGATATATCCTTGGTCGATGGGTTTAATGTGCCTATGGCCTTTAACCCTACCTCCAATGGGTGCACCCGTGGGATACGGTGCACGGCCGACATCGTGGGACAGTGCCCCAGTCCGCTCCAAACTCAGGGTGGCTGCAATAACCCATGCACCGTTTTCAAGACCAATGAGTACTGTTGCAATTCCGGGAGCTGTGGCCCGACAGATTACTCAAGGTATTTCAAGACTAGGTGCCCTGATGCTTACAGCTACCCTAAGGATGATCAAACCAGCACCTTTACATGCCCTGGTGGTACCAACTATGAAGTTATCTTCTGCCCATAA